In Methanococcoides sp. LMO-2, a single window of DNA contains:
- a CDS encoding DUF6884 domain-containing protein: MTNSDDKILIIGSCTSSKKYSPLNEATEDELDDPILRKQKEEELNRYTVDALDMYQGKQHTLTCEAFKLLQEQGKNVDFWIISAGYGLIKYDTKIIPYDVTFAQKSRKYVKSRGKLLNIPDDFDKLIKHYDKVILLLGKEYLLSLDFPRPIDENVEIIAMGGKETKKLLPDQKNIHFIPAGKEEGKKYGAALIYLKGVILKKMVEEHQFDL; encoded by the coding sequence GTGACTAATTCAGATGATAAGATACTGATAATTGGATCCTGCACGAGTTCAAAAAAGTATTCCCCACTTAACGAAGCAACTGAGGATGAACTGGATGATCCCATTTTAAGAAAGCAGAAAGAAGAGGAACTAAACAGATACACAGTTGATGCACTTGATATGTATCAGGGAAAGCAGCACACATTAACATGTGAAGCATTCAAATTGTTGCAAGAACAAGGCAAAAATGTTGATTTCTGGATTATTTCTGCTGGATATGGTCTTATAAAATATGATACAAAAATTATTCCTTATGATGTGACTTTTGCTCAAAAAAGCAGGAAATACGTAAAAAGTAGAGGAAAACTACTCAACATTCCCGATGATTTTGACAAATTGATAAAACACTACGATAAAGTAATTTTGCTTCTGGGAAAAGAATACCTTCTATCACTTGATTTTCCGCGGCCTATTGATGAAAATGTTGAAATAATAGCCATGGGGGGAAAGGAAACTAAAAAGTTGCTTCCAGACCAAAAGAACATTCATTTTATCCCTGCTGGAAAGGAGGAAGGGAAAAAGTATGGTGCAGCATTGATTTACCTGAAAGGTGTTATTCTCAAAAAGATGGTTGAAGAACACCAATTTGATCTTTAA
- a CDS encoding tryptophan-rich sensory protein has protein sequence MNTTQRNQTIKIITTLTFLIMITVNALANILPINDITTGQLSDSYPNLFAPAGATFSIWGLIYLLLGGYTLYQLGIFQGNKTTERTELIYKIGILFSVSSIANASWIFAWHYEIIPLSMLLMIVILICLILINQLTSREQFSENEYFFIRLPFSVYFGWITVATIANATILLVSLGWKDFILSDASWTVIVIALGLVIGLATMLKNRDVAYGLVIVWAYSGILLKHTSPDGFGGQYPVIINMTIGCIVLLLLGVVYLLISKRKRRDYLIFDF, from the coding sequence ATGAACACAACCCAAAGAAATCAAACAATAAAAATCATCACCACACTAACGTTCCTGATAATGATCACCGTCAACGCACTGGCCAACATCCTCCCCATCAATGACATCACCACCGGCCAGCTCTCAGACTCCTACCCCAATCTTTTTGCCCCTGCCGGAGCGACCTTTTCGATCTGGGGACTCATATACCTATTACTGGGAGGCTACACCCTTTACCAGCTTGGCATTTTTCAGGGAAACAAAACCACCGAAAGGACCGAACTCATCTATAAGATCGGAATCCTGTTCTCTGTATCTTCCATTGCCAATGCATCCTGGATCTTCGCATGGCACTATGAAATAATCCCATTATCCATGTTGCTGATGATCGTGATCCTCATCTGCCTGATCCTGATAAATCAACTGACAAGCAGGGAACAGTTTTCTGAAAACGAATATTTCTTTATCAGGCTTCCATTTAGCGTTTACTTCGGATGGATCACCGTAGCAACCATTGCCAATGCAACTATACTTCTTGTCAGCCTGGGCTGGAAAGACTTCATTTTGAGTGACGCTTCCTGGACTGTTATAGTAATTGCTTTAGGACTTGTTATCGGCCTTGCAACAATGCTGAAGAACAGGGATGTTGCCTACGGACTTGTTATTGTCTGGGCTTATTCAGGAATATTGTTGAAGCACACATCGCCTGATGGATTTGGGGGGCAGTATCCTGTGATTATCAATATGACGATTGGGTGTATTGTGTTGTTGCTTCTTGGTGTGGTTTATTTGTTGATTTCAAAAAGGAAGAGGAGGGATTATTTAATTTTTGATTTTTGA
- a CDS encoding ATP-dependent DNA helicase, which translates to MPSTKLNPDQQKAVTYTEGPLLILAGPGSGKTFTITEKVVDLTENNLSPEKILALTFSEKAAGEMQERIEIKIGVGSGITVSTFHSFCNDLIREFSLYLGINQNAKLISKEHSHVWGIKNIDSFDFQNLAIPAKPYDLITSLLEGVSQLKDHLVSPAELAEYAGRKLEDASIEEGERDVLLKLSDLARFYEHYQQYKSDNGFLDYDDMISMACNLLETNDVVRNMVRSRYDYVLVDEFQDTNFAQLFLVHLIADGNNLTCVADDDQCIYRFRGAYLANIEQLQEYYQTLEKIPLEKNYRSSSQIVQLSQQLIANNPQRQEKNLTAHNGEKSEVKVVKAPDDVSEAEWVAEEITDMINEGVQPGEIFILTRKRADGKKFSESLKQRMVPVEFVGSLQLNRFPVVREAMAYLHVVADPFNNGIAFAKILSREGVSEHNLQKINLQALKISRDDSDTGDGIYSVLLYHLDELDISQKDLIRSIVSRLNELIEYKKSNLPSDTVKHLLSEKTDFYRTQLQEDTLSSRRNISILNSLVTTVEDLELVDGGSELETVVEDLELVFGLDLDEGVSSDEDTVKVMTIHQSKGKEAKVVFVCDMATRHLPLTYRRKAFTVPKELSKGRQRDVDEKVLHLEEERRLAYVAMTRAKEELYLMFPEKYEGNKRKVSASEFLTQLDYTSNPLVEYIEAEQFERKSEVEDVSPLMKKKDEYLRMLGMYSKQGQLKQALESLVVLAQLREIEDEGNLAAFDAKDFLQVNPRQPQELEDLIDNNIPPLVDPNMRFSASKIKKYQDCPLKFKYGTVLNIPTPQKTYFQVGTDVHSVYEQLSQMDMKGESIDITTASKLLDDIWDPAAYPSRTQEQQEHGKMKQMLDFWFRFEADNPNETVAVEEFFDLDLKGAHFGGVIDRVDRTPEGEYIVIDYKTGKTTLPKSKLKDDVQLALYCLAVKEMYGKLPVKAGLLYVNPEVQELRMMDVDEGRIEMVVDSINAVVEKVLKDDFEVDGEPNCYYCDFKGICEWWEGE; encoded by the coding sequence TTGCCATCCACCAAACTTAATCCAGACCAGCAAAAAGCAGTCACATACACCGAAGGCCCGCTCCTCATCCTGGCCGGCCCGGGCTCAGGAAAGACATTCACCATCACAGAGAAAGTGGTGGACCTCACCGAAAATAACCTCTCCCCGGAAAAGATACTGGCACTGACCTTCTCCGAAAAAGCAGCCGGGGAGATGCAGGAGAGGATAGAGATCAAGATCGGTGTCGGCAGCGGAATCACGGTCTCCACGTTCCACTCATTCTGCAACGACCTGATACGCGAGTTCTCCCTGTACCTTGGCATAAACCAGAACGCAAAGCTGATCTCAAAGGAACACTCCCACGTATGGGGGATCAAGAACATAGACTCATTCGACTTTCAGAACCTTGCCATCCCAGCAAAGCCATACGACCTCATTACCAGCCTGCTGGAAGGAGTATCCCAGCTGAAGGACCATCTCGTCTCACCGGCAGAGCTGGCTGAATATGCAGGCAGGAAACTGGAAGATGCAAGCATAGAGGAGGGTGAGAGGGATGTCCTGCTAAAGCTGAGCGACCTGGCAAGGTTCTATGAGCACTACCAGCAGTACAAGAGTGACAACGGGTTCCTTGACTATGACGATATGATCTCCATGGCCTGCAACCTGCTTGAGACGAACGATGTTGTCAGGAACATGGTGAGATCCAGATATGACTATGTTCTAGTGGATGAGTTCCAGGATACTAATTTCGCACAGCTGTTCCTGGTACACCTGATAGCGGATGGCAACAACCTGACCTGTGTGGCTGACGATGACCAGTGCATCTACCGTTTCAGGGGAGCATACCTTGCCAACATCGAGCAGTTGCAGGAATACTACCAAACCCTTGAGAAGATCCCGCTTGAGAAGAACTACAGGTCAAGCTCACAGATCGTGCAGCTGTCCCAGCAGCTCATTGCGAATAACCCCCAGAGGCAGGAGAAGAACCTCACGGCCCACAATGGCGAGAAGAGCGAGGTGAAGGTTGTCAAGGCTCCTGATGATGTGAGCGAGGCAGAGTGGGTCGCTGAAGAGATCACGGACATGATCAATGAAGGCGTGCAGCCGGGCGAGATCTTCATACTTACACGAAAAAGGGCTGACGGGAAGAAGTTCAGCGAATCACTGAAGCAGAGGATGGTGCCTGTGGAATTTGTAGGCAGCCTCCAGCTGAACCGTTTCCCGGTGGTCAGGGAAGCAATGGCATACCTCCATGTGGTGGCCGATCCGTTCAACAACGGGATCGCCTTTGCAAAGATTCTGTCAAGGGAGGGTGTGAGCGAGCACAACCTGCAGAAGATCAACCTTCAGGCACTGAAGATCAGCAGGGATGACAGCGATACAGGCGACGGGATATATTCCGTGCTGCTCTACCACCTTGACGAGCTTGACATCAGCCAGAAGGACCTGATAAGGTCCATCGTTTCCCGGCTCAATGAGCTGATCGAATACAAGAAGAGCAACCTGCCATCGGATACTGTGAAGCACCTGCTGTCCGAGAAGACCGACTTCTACAGGACACAGCTGCAGGAGGATACGCTCTCATCCAGAAGGAACATCTCCATACTGAACTCCCTTGTGACCACTGTGGAAGACCTTGAGCTGGTTGACGGCGGCAGTGAGCTGGAAACAGTGGTTGAGGACCTGGAGCTGGTGTTCGGCCTGGACCTGGACGAAGGCGTGTCCAGTGATGAGGATACTGTGAAGGTGATGACCATCCACCAGTCCAAGGGCAAGGAAGCGAAGGTGGTGTTCGTCTGCGACATGGCCACCAGGCACCTACCCCTGACCTACAGGAGAAAGGCCTTCACCGTCCCAAAGGAGCTGTCAAAGGGCAGACAGAGGGATGTGGACGAGAAGGTGCTGCACCTTGAGGAGGAAAGAAGGCTGGCCTATGTTGCCATGACAAGGGCAAAGGAAGAGCTTTACCTGATGTTCCCTGAAAAGTATGAAGGCAACAAACGGAAGGTCTCTGCGAGCGAGTTCCTCACACAGCTTGATTACACGTCAAACCCGCTGGTCGAGTATATCGAAGCGGAGCAGTTCGAAAGGAAGAGCGAGGTGGAGGATGTCTCGCCCCTGATGAAGAAGAAAGACGAATACCTCCGGATGCTCGGCATGTATTCAAAGCAGGGCCAGTTAAAGCAGGCCCTGGAGTCCCTTGTGGTCCTCGCCCAGCTCAGGGAGATCGAGGATGAAGGCAACCTTGCAGCTTTTGATGCTAAGGATTTCCTGCAGGTCAACCCCAGGCAGCCGCAGGAACTGGAGGACCTGATCGACAACAACATCCCGCCCCTTGTGGACCCGAACATGAGATTCTCAGCTTCAAAGATAAAGAAATACCAGGACTGCCCGCTGAAGTTCAAGTACGGGACAGTCCTCAACATTCCCACTCCGCAGAAGACCTATTTCCAGGTCGGTACAGATGTCCACTCCGTCTACGAACAACTGTCCCAAATGGACATGAAAGGAGAATCCATTGACATCACAACAGCCAGCAAGCTGCTGGATGACATCTGGGACCCCGCAGCCTACCCTTCCAGAACCCAGGAACAACAGGAACACGGCAAGATGAAGCAGATGCTGGACTTCTGGTTCCGCTTCGAAGCCGACAATCCCAACGAGACCGTTGCAGTGGAAGAATTCTTCGACCTCGACCTGAAAGGTGCCCATTTCGGAGGGGTCATCGATCGTGTAGACCGGACACCGGAAGGCGAATACATCGTCATCGACTACAAGACCGGCAAGACCACCCTCCCAAAGAGCAAGCTGAAGGACGATGTCCAGCTGGCCCTCTATTGCCTGGCCGTGAAGGAGATGTACGGGAAACTCCCGGTAAAAGCCGGGTTACTTTACGTCAACCCCGAGGTCCAGGAGCTTCGGATGATGGATGTGGATGAGGGGAGAATCGAGATGGTAGTGGATAGCATCAATGCTGTTGTGGAGAAGGTTCTGAAGGATGATTTCGAGGTTGATGGGGAGCCGAATTGTTATTACTGTGATTTTAAGGGGATCTGTGAGTGGTGGGAGGGGGAGTGA
- a CDS encoding M48 family metallopeptidase, which yields MGNDRNKLLSLEEHISESSRILGLRSIPHIVVEERGLPNARTNLSKILITTAALEIFTEEEQFAIIDHELGHISNKYKDWIFYAYLMLPFIAFMMLMWIGLSVLPVLSTMVLLFSLLLFVILRFPLNQWIIKLKRRSEFEADGISAKLGNKDALVSALVKLKPLLNENGGSRDSYNSIVQLIFRFYFSKNNVYPSIEERIERLKRY from the coding sequence ATGGGCAATGACAGGAACAAGCTACTATCCCTGGAAGAGCACATTTCAGAGAGTTCCAGGATCTTAGGATTACGTAGCATTCCGCATATCGTTGTTGAAGAGCGAGGGCTTCCCAATGCTCGTACTAACCTGAGCAAGATCCTGATCACAACTGCAGCTCTGGAAATATTCACCGAAGAAGAACAATTTGCGATAATTGACCATGAATTGGGACATATATCCAACAAATACAAAGACTGGATCTTTTATGCTTACCTGATGCTGCCTTTCATAGCATTTATGATGCTTATGTGGATTGGTTTGTCTGTTCTTCCGGTCCTTTCCACAATGGTACTTCTTTTTTCATTACTGTTGTTTGTGATTCTAAGGTTCCCGTTGAATCAATGGATAATAAAATTAAAAAGGAGATCTGAATTTGAAGCAGACGGCATATCTGCAAAATTAGGGAACAAAGATGCTCTGGTATCAGCTTTAGTGAAATTGAAACCCCTCTTAAATGAGAATGGAGGGAGTCGTGACAGCTATAATTCAATTGTGCAGCTTATTTTCAGATTTTACTTTTCAAAAAACAATGTATATCCATCCATTGAAGAACGGATAGAGAGGTTGAAAAGATATTGA
- a CDS encoding EamA family transporter → MIWFLFAFLGAFFDATYFMLVKKLLKEVDQYVLATGIFFFAFAILFTISWLRGFPALGDAFLYSVISTTLLNILAIILSYRALKISDLSLTIPMISFTPAFLILTSFIMLAEFPSQEGIFGIMLIVVGSYVLNSTADQQNMLEPLSSIFRNRGPLYMLVVAFLYSISSNYDKMVVLNSDIFFGTSIVCLLISVTFLVISLFKRTSNIITACVNNLSGFLLIGIVITLIAVSVNIALTMQIVPYVISVKRFNALFSVAFGILIFKETNVRRKGFGAVIMALGAIIIFLF, encoded by the coding sequence ATGATCTGGTTCCTTTTTGCCTTCCTGGGTGCTTTCTTTGATGCCACTTATTTTATGCTGGTTAAGAAACTGCTCAAAGAGGTTGACCAGTATGTTCTTGCTACCGGAATTTTCTTTTTTGCTTTTGCCATCCTCTTCACAATTTCCTGGTTAAGGGGATTCCCTGCCCTTGGAGATGCTTTTCTTTATTCTGTGATTTCGACCACGCTACTCAATATCTTGGCCATTATTCTATCGTACAGGGCATTGAAGATCTCAGACCTGTCCCTCACTATCCCGATGATCTCCTTTACACCCGCTTTCCTGATATTGACATCATTCATCATGCTTGCTGAGTTTCCCTCCCAAGAGGGTATTTTCGGTATAATGCTGATCGTTGTGGGCTCCTATGTATTGAATTCAACTGCCGACCAGCAAAACATGTTAGAGCCTCTAAGTTCGATCTTCAGGAACCGGGGTCCTCTTTACATGCTGGTCGTTGCGTTCCTGTACAGTATCTCATCGAACTACGACAAAATGGTTGTTCTAAACTCAGACATCTTCTTTGGCACATCGATCGTATGTTTGCTGATTAGTGTAACGTTCCTTGTGATTTCCCTATTCAAGAGGACCAGCAACATAATAACGGCATGTGTCAATAATTTGTCCGGTTTCCTTCTGATCGGTATCGTGATAACCCTGATCGCTGTATCAGTAAATATTGCATTGACCATGCAGATAGTCCCATACGTCATTTCCGTGAAACGATTTAATGCACTGTTCAGTGTAGCATTCGGGATACTGATATTCAAAGAGACAAATGTTCGGAGAAAAGGTTTTGGAGCCGTTATCATGGCACTTGGTGCAATTATTATTTTTTTAT